GACTATTTGGAACGCAAGCAACGAGAATTTTATGAATTTATGGGCTGGATCGATCGCAGCCCGATCGCCAAGACCCTGAAGCGTGGTCATTTAGAAATTTTAAAAGCAGCTTTCAAGCAACCCGGTCGGGAATTTACCGCCAAACAAACGGCTACGGAATTTGGTATTAGCGAAAATACGGCCCGTAGCTATCTGAATCGATTGGTGGCTCAGGATTTGTTGATTGAGGCGCGATCGAAGGTGGAAAAATTCACCGTTTACATCGCGCCCGCCAATCTACCGACCCGCTTACAATTGACCGAGTTGCCCTAGCGATCGCTATGCCTGCAAGGCTTCGGTGATTTTGGTTTGCAACGTGCTGACCAACTCCGCGATCGCCACTTCTTCGGCCGTGGCCGTCGCCCGCGTCACCAGTTCCACCTTGCCCTGGGCGATCGCCCGGCCCGTCACCACCCGGAACGGAATCCCGATCAAGTCGGCATCCTTGAACTTCACGCCGGCCCGCTCTTCCCGATCGTCCAGGATCGTTTCGATGCCTGCTACATTCAGGTCGCTGTAGAGCTGCTGGGCGATCGCCATTTGGTTTTCGTCGGCAATGTTCGGCACGGTGACGATCGCTTGGTACGGGGCGATCGCCACTGGCCAAATCACGCCATTTTTGTCGTGGGACTGTTCCACCGCCGCCTGGGCAATCCGCGACACCCCCACGCCGTAGCAGCCCATCCAAAAGGGCTGGCTCTCGCCGGATTCCGTCGTGAAGGCCGCGCCCATGGCCTGGGAATATTTCAGACCCAGTTGAAAAATGTGACCGGCTTCGATGCCCCGCGCTGATTGCAGAATTTGCGAGGGGTCATGCACCGCCCGATCGCCCGGCCGCGCCAAGTCCAGCTCCACCACTTCCGGCAGTTTGTATTGAGCGCCCCAGTTCGCCCCCACCACGTGATAGCCCGGTTGATTCGCGCCAGTCACAAAGTTCTGAAGCTGGCTGGCGTTCGGATCCACGAGCCGCAGGAATTGGGGAGCCGTGTCCTTGGCCTGGGCGATGTGGTCGTCGCTCAAGTCTGGTGCAATGTAGCCCAGGGGCAAGGGTTTGGCGGCCCAGGCGGCTTGGGCATCCGCATCGGGCACTTTCAGGGCCAGCACCTTCGTGCCGCCGTAGTTCGGGGCCCGCTGGGTGATCGCGTTGAACAGCTTCACCTCGTTCACGTCCCGATCGCCCCGAATACTAATCAGCACCAGCACTCGCTTGCCGTTATCCAGCACGGCTTCATAGAGCACGTTTTTCACCACCTGGGTCGGGTCGCACTTCAGCACCTCGCACAAGCGGGCGATCGTGGTGGTGTCTGGCGTTTCCAGGGTTTCAAAACTCGTAAAGGGCGAAGGAACCGCATCCACTGGCTGCGACACAGCTTTTTCCACGTTGGCGGCGTACTGCTCATCTTCCGTGAACAGGATTTCGTCTTCGCCCGTGTCCGCCAGGATCATAAATTCCTGGGAGGCGCTGCCCCCGATCGCCCCGGAATCGGCCTGCACCGGCCGGAACTTCAGGCCACAACGGCGCAGCATATTTCGATAGGCCTGATCCATCGCGTCGTAGGTTTCCTTCAGGCTTTCGGGCGAGGTGTGGAAGGAATAGGCATCCTTCATAATGAATTCGCGACCCCGCAGCAGGCCAAAGCGCGGGCGAATTTCATCGCGGAATTTGGTTTGAATTTGATACAAATTCACCGGCAGTTGGCGATAGGAACGGATCAGTTCCTTGGCCACGGTGGTGATCACTTCCTCGTGGGTGGGCCCGAGCATCAGCTCCCGATCGTGGCGATCGCTCAGGGTAAAGGCGATTCCTTCTGCTTTGTATACATCCCAGCGGCCGGACTCCTGCCACAGTTCCGCCGGTTGCAATTGCGGTAGCAGGCATTCTTGCGCGCCCGTCGCGTCCATTTCCTCGCGCACAATCTGCGACACCTTTTGCAGCACGCGCCACATCAAGGGCAAATAGGCATAAATCCCGCTACCGATTTGGCGGATGTAGC
This sequence is a window from Limnothrix sp. FACHB-406. Protein-coding genes within it:
- a CDS encoding proline--tRNA ligase codes for the protein MRLSQALFVTLREDPAEAVVTSHKLLLRAGYIRQIGSGIYAYLPLMWRVLQKVSQIVREEMDATGAQECLLPQLQPAELWQESGRWDVYKAEGIAFTLSDRHDRELMLGPTHEEVITTVAKELIRSYRQLPVNLYQIQTKFRDEIRPRFGLLRGREFIMKDAYSFHTSPESLKETYDAMDQAYRNMLRRCGLKFRPVQADSGAIGGSASQEFMILADTGEDEILFTEDEQYAANVEKAVSQPVDAVPSPFTSFETLETPDTTTIARLCEVLKCDPTQVVKNVLYEAVLDNGKRVLVLISIRGDRDVNEVKLFNAITQRAPNYGGTKVLALKVPDADAQAAWAAKPLPLGYIAPDLSDDHIAQAKDTAPQFLRLVDPNASQLQNFVTGANQPGYHVVGANWGAQYKLPEVVELDLARPGDRAVHDPSQILQSARGIEAGHIFQLGLKYSQAMGAAFTTESGESQPFWMGCYGVGVSRIAQAAVEQSHDKNGVIWPVAIAPYQAIVTVPNIADENQMAIAQQLYSDLNVAGIETILDDREERAGVKFKDADLIGIPFRVVTGRAIAQGKVELVTRATATAEEVAIAELVSTLQTKITEALQA